CTTTATCCGCCTGTGCATTGACAACAAAGGTCAACTGTCAATTAACATGCGTAAGGCCAAGTTCGCAAGTCTGACAGACGACGAAGTTTTACAAATGGAAAAATGTGTTCGAACTTCCTTTAAGAAAATTTAAAAGGTAATGCGGCAGCTTTTCATTAAGAGTGGTTTGTCCCGGGAGTACAATTGGAAAGGGTCCTTTTTCACAATCCCTGTGTCGATCTTTCCGTAGAAAGTATAATAGAGACCGCCAGGGTCAGGGTTTTGGAATATTGCGGCAATAACAAGAGCCGTGCCGCCGAACTGCTTAAAAGGAGCAGGACTTTTTTCTACCGTAAATGAGTGGGTACATTACTACTACTTTTTTTGTCATTCCCGAGGGTTTAATCGGGAATCCGGTTTTAACGTTTGATGATTTGATAAAGCAATAAAATCAAAACCATATCCCCGATAGAAGCACTCGGGGATGACAGGAAAGAAAGAAGCCTTGCCTATCCTACTCCGAATGTCCCCCTTTTGTCATTCCCGAGGGTTTAATCGGGAATCTGGTTTTAAGATATGATGAATAAACAATACTATGTCTACATCATGGCAAGTAAGCGAGACGGAATGCTTTATATCGGTGTTACCTCCGATCTAACAGGAAGGGTTTATACTCACAAATCTGATTTGGCAGAGGGTTTTACAAATAAATACCACATCCATAACCTTGTTTATTTTGAGGTTGCCGAAGATGTAAATAGTGCCTTAGCACGGGAAAAACAGCTTAAGAAGTGGAATAGAGCATGGAAAATTGCTTTGATTGAAAAGAATAATCCCCAGTGGCGGGATTTGTATTGTGATTTGATCAAGTAATGGAATTGAAACCATATCCCCGATAGAAGCGCTCGGGGATGACAGAGAAGAAGAACACCTTGTCTGTCCATTCCAATCTACCTCTTTTGTTCTTACCGAATGCCCCCCTCATTGTCATTCCCGAAGGTCTAATCGGGAATCCGGTTTTGAAGTCTGCCGGGTTGACCAAGTAACAAAATTAGAACCATATCCCCGATAGAATAATTCGGGGATGACAGAAAAAGCAGAACACCTTATCTGTCCATTCCAATCTACCTCTTTTGTTCTTACCGAATGCCCCCCTCATTGTCATTCCCGAGGGTCTAATCGGGAATCCGGTTTTAAAATCTGCCGGGTTGACCAAGTAACAAAATTAGAACCATATCCCCGATAGAATAATTCGGGGATGACAGGGAAGAAAGAAGCCTTGCCTGTCCTACTCCGAATGCCCCCCCCATTGTCATTCCCGAGGGTCTAATCGGGAATCCGGTTTCGCATTCCTCTACCCAATTTACAATTGCTACCTGAAATAATACCCATTCAACTCATACTCAAAGTTGGCAACAACATCAAGAACCTCACCCAGGTTATCAGGCAAGGGGAAAAAAGGAACGGCATCCCTGATGGCATCTATGGCGGCGCCGTCGAGAATTGAACTGCCCGAGGA
The DNA window shown above is from Deltaproteobacteria bacterium and carries:
- a CDS encoding helix-turn-helix domain-containing protein, encoding MERVLFHNPCVDLSVESIIETARVRVLEYCGNNKSRAAELLKRSRTFFYRK
- a CDS encoding GIY-YIG nuclease family protein codes for the protein MMNKQYYVYIMASKRDGMLYIGVTSDLTGRVYTHKSDLAEGFTNKYHIHNLVYFEVAEDVNSALAREKQLKKWNRAWKIALIEKNNPQWRDLYCDLIK